In the Silurus meridionalis isolate SWU-2019-XX chromosome 6, ASM1480568v1, whole genome shotgun sequence genome, one interval contains:
- the chmp5b gene encoding charged multivesicular body protein 5 — translation MNRIFGKGKPKAPPPNLTDCIGTVDSRAESVDKKISRLDAELIKYKDQIKKMRDGPSKNMVKQKAMRVLKQKRMYEGQRDQLMQQSFNMEQANYTIQTLKDTKTTVDAMKIGAKEMKKAYKNVKIDQIEDLQDQLEDMMEDANEVQEALSRSYGVPDIDEDDLEAELDALGDELLLDDDSSYLDEASSAPAIPDSTPGERSTNRDGVLVDEFGLPQIPAS, via the exons ATGAACCGCATTTTCGGGAAAGGAAAACCTAAAGCACCACCTCCCAACCTTACAGACTGCATAGGAACC GTTGATTCGCGGGCTGAGTCCGTTGATAAGAAGATATCCAGACTCGACGCTGAATTGATCAAATATAAGGATCAgataaagaaaatgagagatgGGCCATCAAAG AATATGGTAAAGCAGAAAGCAATGCGAGTGCTTAAACAGAAAAGAAT GTATGAAGGACAGAGAGATCAGCTGATGCAGCAGTCGTTTAACATGGAGCAGGCCAACTACACCATTCAGACACTTAAAGACACAAAAACAACT GTGGATGCTATGAAGATTGGAGCCAAAGAAATGAAGAAGGCTTACAAGAATGTGAAGATTGATCAGATTGAG GATCTTCAAGACCAGTTGGAGGACATGATGGAGGATGCTAATGAAGTCCAGGAGGCTCTGAGCCGCAGTTATGGAGTGCCGGATATTGATGAAGATGATCTAGAAGCAG AACTGGACGCACTTGGAGACGAGCTCCTTTTGGACGATGACAGCTCTTACCTTGACGAGGCCTCCTCAGCTCCAGCTATACCAGATAGCACTCCAGGAGAGAGAAGCACCAACCGG GATGGAGTTCTGGTTGACGAATTTGGACTTCCTCAAATTCCAGCATCATAA
- the myl12.1 gene encoding myosin, light chain 12, genome duplicate 1 encodes MSSKSRVKAKTARKRPQRATSNVFAMFDQSQIQEFKEAFNMIDQNRDGFVDKEDLHDMLASLGKNPTEAYLEEMMTEAPGPINFTMFLTMFGEKLNGTDPEDVIRNAFACFDEEGTGFIQEDYLRELLTTMGDRFTDEEVDELFREAPIDKKNNFNYVEFTRILKHGARDKDD; translated from the exons ATGTCCAGCAAAAGTCGTGTGAAGGCAAAGACCGCGAGGAAGCGCCCTCAGCGTGCGACCTCCAACGTCTTTGCCATGTTCGATCAGTCACAGATCCAGGAGTTCAAGGAAGCCTTTAACATGATCGATCAGAACCGTGACGGCTTTGTGGACAAGGAAGATCTGCATGACATGCTGGCCTCTCtgg gTAAGAACCCGACTGAAGCCTATTTGGAGGAGATGATGACTGAGGCTCCTGGGCCTATTAATTTCACAATGTTCCTCACTATGTTTGGAGAGAAACTGAACGGCACTGACCCAGAAGATGTAATCCGTAACGCCTTCGCCTGCTTTGACGAAGAAGGAACCG GCTTTATCCAGGAAGACTACCTGCGGGAGCTTCTGACCACAATGGGTGACCGCTTCACAGATGAGGAGGTCGACGAGCTCTTCAGGGAAGCCCCAATCGACAAGAAGAACAACTTTAACTATGTGGAGTTCACGCGTATCCTCAAACACGGAGCCAGAGACAAGGACGACTAA
- the fastkd3 gene encoding LOW QUALITY PROTEIN: FAST kinase domain-containing protein 3, mitochondrial (The sequence of the model RefSeq protein was modified relative to this genomic sequence to represent the inferred CDS: inserted 1 base in 1 codon): MALKVVRRLHVLRQAAFPHPLCPTNLNVSVRQHICLPGVPTLFQDGRHALPGKEGKLCITTREPLFLVTGSIRLPGDPSTGGALTSLLHGLSAGEERAFKERLVSCKSSQEVLHLVHSTPHLSSAGAVAVLHRLADLEQDGAKGLKEPEVLLSDPVLNKLCMRLQQKAGELEDKVVVRALLGSTRLYLDPQSFLVMRLMSESQARLNTGRLSIGTLCELVQALFAVNGPDCGILDQAMGQIQDKDPTHWNSSELTLVYKMLAAGLGEGGRYQDLLNEMNTRALRLATRMDPITVSETLGALMMLGQKQALPLVIALCKQAVRHVESFTDTELSNVLNALMYYGHSDRFLVMALERHVPKIAFTLXPETVTRVMQYFGWRRIFSPPVFDAVAESFVYRADDYTTDQVSRQIVALGTVGYVPQEAGRLFRKVESVLNARFSHFQPRTLVELLHACTLLQRFPLNFVSKVFSPFFLQQLQEGSVMDQGVLAQLTQLYMTMKLECPFYRGPQFLPKLRVKSFLYPGCSLESLADPHLYNWVKNGLVDLLGDQTYFASKVLTPYCYTLDVEIKVDEDGFVLPASHVDEVYKRIAVCIDGPKRFAANARHLLGKEAIKQRHLKILGYEVVQLPYYEFENLKDKVNIVEYLHKKIFPHTYRLSW; the protein is encoded by the exons ATGGCTCTAAAAGTGGTGCGAAGGCTGCATGTGCTGCGGCAAGCAGCTTTTCCTCATCCGCTCTGTCCCACCAATCTGAATGTGTCTGTTAGACAACACATATGCCTTCCAGGCGTTCCCACCTTGTTCCAGGACGGCCGTCATGCTCTCCCCGGTAAAGAGGGAAAGCTGTGCATCACGACTCGCGAGCCTCTCTTTCTCGTGACCGGATCCATCCGGCTTCCCGGTGACCCCTCGACAGGAGGGGCGCTCACCTCTCTGTTGCACGGCCTCAGCGCTGGTGAGGAACGTGCCTTTAAAGAGCGCCTCGTCTCCTGCAAGAGTTCTCAAGAGGTTCTGCACCTTGTACACTCCACGCCACATCTCTCAAGTGCAGGAGCTGTTGCTGTTCTCCATCGACTGGCTGATTTGGAGCAGGATGGAGCCAAAGGACTTAAGGAGCCTGAGGTGCTGCTCTCTGATCCGGTTTTAAATAAGTTGTGCATGAGGTTACAGCAAAAAGCTGGCGAACTAGAAGACAAGGTGGTGGTGAGAGCGCTGCTGGGCTCCACACGCCTGTATTTAGACCCACAGAGTTTCCTAGTGATGAGGTTGATGTCTGAGAGCCAGGCGCGGCTTAACACAGGACGCTTGAGCATCGGGACGCTGTGCGAGTTAGTGCAAGCGCTTTTCGCAGTAAATGGGCCGGATTGTGGCATCCTAGACCAGGCTATGGGGCAGATCCAGGACAAAGATCCAACTCATTGGAATTCCAGTGAGCTGACCTTGGTCTATAAAATGCTAGCTGCAGGGTTGGGTGAGGGTGGACGTTATCAGGATCTGCTGAATGAAATGAACACCAGAGCACTCAGACTTGCCACTAGAATGGACCCCATAACAGTCAGTGAAACATTAGGAGCTTTAATGATGCTGGGCCAAAAACAGGCACTCCCACTGGTCATAGCATTATGCAAACAGGCCGTGCGTCACGTGGAGAGCTTTACGGATACAGAACTGTCGAATGTATTGAATGCACTTATGTACTATGGACACAGTGATCGCTTTCTCGTCATGGCTCTGGAACGCCATGTACCCAAAATAGCCTTCACGC ATCCCGAGACAGTAACCAGGGTAATGCAATATTTCGGGTGGCGGCGCATTTTTTCTCCTCCGGTTTTTGACGCGGTGGCTGAAAGCTTTGTGTACAGGGCAGATGACTACACCACGGACCAGGTATCTCGGCAGATAGTGGCGCTGGGAACGGTGGGATACGTACCTCAGGAGGCTGGGCGACTTTTCCGGAAGGTGGAGTCCGTCCTCAATGCACGTTTTTCACACTTCCAGCCTCGAACGCTGGTCGAGTTGCTGCATGCATGTACCCTGCTGCAGAGATTTCCACTCAACTTTGTGTCAAAGGTCTTCAGCCCATTTTTCCTACAACAGCTTCAGG AGGGCAGTGTAATGGATCAGGGAGTGTTGGCTCAGCTTACACAACTCTACATGACTATGAAACTGGAATGTCCATTCTATCGg GGTCCACAATTTTTACCCAAGCTGCGAGTGAAGTCATTTCTGTATCCTGGGTGTTCATTGGAAAGTCTGGCAGACCCTCACCTTTATAACTGGGTGAAGAATGGCCTCGTGGATTTGCTGGGAGATCAAACTTACTTTGCCTCTAAAGTCCTTACACCATATTGTTACACACTTG ATGTGGAGATAAAAGTAGATGAAGATGGCTTTGTCTTACCGGCCAGCCATGTTGATGAAGTATATAAAAG AATTGCTGTTTGTATTGATGGGCCGAAGCGCTTTGCTGCTAATGCCAGACATCTTTTGGGGAAGGAGGCTATTAAGCAGCGACACCTAAAGATTCTTGGATATGAAGTGGTTCAG CTTCCCTATTACGAGTTTGAAAACCTAAAGGACAAGGTAAACATCGTGGAATACCTGCACAAGAAGATTTTCCCTCACACCTACCGCCTGAGCTGGTGA